Part of the Longimicrobium sp. genome is shown below.
CGCGCGGGCGGCTTCGATGTCGGATAGCTCGACCATCGTGAATTGCCGGTGCGTTGAAGGGCGAAACGTTGCCGAAGCGAACGGGATGTGATAACCTCTCGCCCGTCCGTGGGCAAGGCGCGGGGTGGAGCGGAGGAGAGGCGTGGAAGACGAGCGGATCGAAGGGCTGGCGCGGGCCATCGCGGCGCGCCCGCCGCGCACGGTGGAGGTGGAGGGCGAGGTCCCCTCCGCCGCGGTCGCGCTGCTGGTGCGCCCCGTGGAAGACGACCTGGAGCTCCTCCTGATCCGCCGCGCCGAGCGCGAGGGCGATCCGTGGTCCGGCCACATGGCGCTCCCCGGCGGCCGCGCCGCTCCCGGCGACGAGGACGACGCCGCCACCGCCGCCCGCGAGACGCTGGAAGAGGTGGGGATCGACGTGCGGGCCGCCGGGCGCCTCCTGGGCCCGCTGGACGTGCTGACCCCGATGAGCGACCGCGCGCCGCGCATCACCGTGGCGCCCTTTGTCTTCGCCGTCCCCGCCGGCACCGAGGCGGAGCCGAACGAGGAGGTGGCGCTGGCGATCTGGGTGACGCTCGCCGAGCTGTCCGAGCCCGGCGCCGCCGCCGAGTACCTGCACGAGATGGGTGACGGCACGGTGATGTCCTTTCCCGCGTACGGCGCCCGAGGGCACCTGGTGTGGGGGCTCACCCATCGCATTCTGAGCGGATTCCTGGAGCTCTACTCCACCGTCGACGACGCGGAGCAGCTCCGGGATGGCATGCCGTGAGCGGGTGGGACCCGTGCTGCTGCGCGAATCCGTAGGGGCGCGATTTATCGCGCCCGTGCCACCCTGCGCACCGCCGGCCGCACTGAACGCACGATTGCGCCCGTTTGCAGCCTTCATACGACGTGAGAACCGATGCCCCGTGAGCCGTTCAAGCTCCAGCTGACCGAGCGCCAGGCCGAGGCCCTGCGCGCGCTCGCGGCACTGGAAGAGCTCCCCCCCGAGGTGTACGCGGAAGAAGTGCTGGTCAAGCACCTCTACCACGCCTACACTCCGGAGGTGGCGCGCCGTGCCGCCGAGGCCGCGAACGAGACCGACCGCCGCTGACCTTCATTCCGACATCATAATGGAAGACCGCATTTTCGAGTTCCTCAAACGGCTGCTGGACGCGCC
Proteins encoded:
- a CDS encoding CoA pyrophosphatase, whose protein sequence is MEDERIEGLARAIAARPPRTVEVEGEVPSAAVALLVRPVEDDLELLLIRRAEREGDPWSGHMALPGGRAAPGDEDDAATAARETLEEVGIDVRAAGRLLGPLDVLTPMSDRAPRITVAPFVFAVPAGTEAEPNEEVALAIWVTLAELSEPGAAAEYLHEMGDGTVMSFPAYGARGHLVWGLTHRILSGFLELYSTVDDAEQLRDGMP